A genomic region of Tamandua tetradactyla isolate mTamTet1 chromosome 2, mTamTet1.pri, whole genome shotgun sequence contains the following coding sequences:
- the TNFRSF1B gene encoding tumor necrosis factor receptor superfamily member 1B isoform X4 gives MTPAAPWAALAVGLQLWAAGLAVPAQVAFPPYASQLGSTCQETEYYDKTAQMCCSKCPPGQHIQEFCTRTSDTVCAPCEDSTYTELWNWVSECLSCGSRCSSDQVETQACTRKQNRICTCKEGWYCTLLRQEGCRRCTPLRKCRPGFGVARPGEATSDVVCAPCTSGTFSDTTSSTDTCRPHRTCSLVAIPGNASMDTVCRSGAPILTEVQKPDSTSQPGSTKSQHVEPSPGSTTALSGTLEPSIGPRPPVEGLSTGNITVPIGLIVGLTALGLLVIGLVNCVIVTQKKKKPLLCLQGEAKVPHLPVEKSRPGPEQQHLLTTAPSSSSSSLESSASAADRREASRNQQAPGTEKASGPGEAQASCSSSEPSHGTQVNVTCIVNVCSSSEHGSQCPSQASPTVRNMDTSPSGSPKNEQVPFSKEERPFRSPPCAPESLLQSPEEKPLPLGVPDAGMKSG, from the exons gTCGCATTTCCCCCCTATGCCTCACAGCTCGGAAGCACGTGCCAGGAGACAGAGTACTATGACAAGACGGCCCAGATGTGCTGCAGCAAGTGTCCACCTG GCCAGCACATTCAGGAGTTCTGCACGAGGACCTCAGATACTGTGTGTGCCCCCTGTGAGGACAGCACGTACACCGAGCTCTGGAACTGGGTCTCGGAGTGTTTGAGCTGTGGCTCCCGCTGCAGCTCCG ACCAAGTGGAAACTCAAGCCTGCACTCGGAAACAGAACCGCATCTGCACCTGCAAGGAGGGCTGGTACTGCACGCTGCTGCGGCAGGAGGGGTGCCGGCGGTGCACGCCACTGCGCAAGTGCCGCCCCGGCTTTGGCGTGGCCAGACCAG GAGAGGCAACATCTGACGTGGTATGTGCCCCCTGCACCTCGGGAACCTTCTCAGATACGACCTCGTCCACAGACACTTGCAGGCCCCACCGGAC CTGTAGCTTGGTGGCCATCCCTGGCAATGCAAGCATGGACACGGTCTGCAGGTCTGGGGCCCCCATCCTGACGGAGGTCCAGAAACCAGATTCTACATCCCAGCCAGGATCCACAAAATCTCAGCACGTGGAGCCCTCTCCAGGGTCCACCACGGCTCTAAGCGGCACCCTAGAGCCCTCGATTGGCCCCAGACCCCCCGTGGAAGGGCTCAGCACAGGCAACATCACTGTTCCAATCG gGCTGATTGTGGGCTTGACAGCCTTGGGTCTGCTAGTAATAGGACTGGTGAACTGTGTCATTGTGACTCAGAAGAAAA AGAAGCCCTTGCTCTGCCTTCAGGGAGAAGCCAAAGTG CCTCACCTGCCTGTCGAGAAATCCCGGCCTGGCCCCGAGCAGCAGCACCTGCTGACCACGGCCCCGAGCTCCAGCAGCAGCTCCTTGGAGAGCTCGGCCAGCGCTGCGGACAGGAGAGAGGCCTCCAGGAACCAGCAGGCACCGGGCACAGAAAAGGCCAGTGGGCCCGGGGAGGCCCAAGCCAGCTGCTCAAGCTCAG AGCCTTCCCATGGGACCCAGGTCAACGTCACCTGCATCGTGAACGTCTGCAGCAGCTCCGAGCACGGCTCTCAATGCCCGTCTCAGGCCAGCCCCACGGTGAGGAACATGGACACCAGCCCCTCGGGCTCCCCGAAGAACGAGCAGGTCCCCTTCTCCAAGGAGGAGCGCCCCTTTCGGTCCCCGCCTTGTGCTCCAGAGAGCCTGCTGCAGAGCCCCGAGGAGAAGCCCCTGCCCCTGGGCGTGCCCGACGCCGGGATGAAGTCCGGCTAA
- the TNFRSF1B gene encoding tumor necrosis factor receptor superfamily member 1B isoform X1, whose translation MTPAAPWAALAVGLQLWAAGLAVPAQVAFPPYASQLGSTCQETEYYDKTAQMCCSKCPPGQHIQEFCTRTSDTVCAPCEDSTYTELWNWVSECLSCGSRCSSDQVETQACTRKQNRICTCKEGWYCTLLRQEGCRRCTPLRKCRPGFGVARPGEATSDVVCAPCTSGTFSDTTSSTDTCRPHRTCSLVAIPGNASMDTVCRSGAPILTEVQKPDSTSQPGSTKSQHVEPSPGSTTALSGTLEPSIGPRPPVEGLSTGNITVPIGLIVGLTALGLLVIGLVNCVIVTQKKKKPLLCLQGEAKVPHLPVEKSRPGPEQQHLLTTAPSSSSSSLESSASAADRREASRNQQAPGTEKASGPGEAQASCSSSGLSPCMAGAELDCVTHPCIASPALPQANACDDEHAEPSHGTQVNVTCIVNVCSSSEHGSQCPSQASPTVRNMDTSPSGSPKNEQVPFSKEERPFRSPPCAPESLLQSPEEKPLPLGVPDAGMKSG comes from the exons gTCGCATTTCCCCCCTATGCCTCACAGCTCGGAAGCACGTGCCAGGAGACAGAGTACTATGACAAGACGGCCCAGATGTGCTGCAGCAAGTGTCCACCTG GCCAGCACATTCAGGAGTTCTGCACGAGGACCTCAGATACTGTGTGTGCCCCCTGTGAGGACAGCACGTACACCGAGCTCTGGAACTGGGTCTCGGAGTGTTTGAGCTGTGGCTCCCGCTGCAGCTCCG ACCAAGTGGAAACTCAAGCCTGCACTCGGAAACAGAACCGCATCTGCACCTGCAAGGAGGGCTGGTACTGCACGCTGCTGCGGCAGGAGGGGTGCCGGCGGTGCACGCCACTGCGCAAGTGCCGCCCCGGCTTTGGCGTGGCCAGACCAG GAGAGGCAACATCTGACGTGGTATGTGCCCCCTGCACCTCGGGAACCTTCTCAGATACGACCTCGTCCACAGACACTTGCAGGCCCCACCGGAC CTGTAGCTTGGTGGCCATCCCTGGCAATGCAAGCATGGACACGGTCTGCAGGTCTGGGGCCCCCATCCTGACGGAGGTCCAGAAACCAGATTCTACATCCCAGCCAGGATCCACAAAATCTCAGCACGTGGAGCCCTCTCCAGGGTCCACCACGGCTCTAAGCGGCACCCTAGAGCCCTCGATTGGCCCCAGACCCCCCGTGGAAGGGCTCAGCACAGGCAACATCACTGTTCCAATCG gGCTGATTGTGGGCTTGACAGCCTTGGGTCTGCTAGTAATAGGACTGGTGAACTGTGTCATTGTGACTCAGAAGAAAA AGAAGCCCTTGCTCTGCCTTCAGGGAGAAGCCAAAGTG CCTCACCTGCCTGTCGAGAAATCCCGGCCTGGCCCCGAGCAGCAGCACCTGCTGACCACGGCCCCGAGCTCCAGCAGCAGCTCCTTGGAGAGCTCGGCCAGCGCTGCGGACAGGAGAGAGGCCTCCAGGAACCAGCAGGCACCGGGCACAGAAAAGGCCAGTGGGCCCGGGGAGGCCCAAGCCAGCTGCTCAAGCTCAG GATTGTCGCCCTGTATGGCTGGGGCTGAGCTGGACTGTGTTACTCATCCCTGTATCGCAAGCCCTGCACTGCCCCAGGCTAACGCGTGCGATGATGAGCATG CAGAGCCTTCCCATGGGACCCAGGTCAACGTCACCTGCATCGTGAACGTCTGCAGCAGCTCCGAGCACGGCTCTCAATGCCCGTCTCAGGCCAGCCCCACGGTGAGGAACATGGACACCAGCCCCTCGGGCTCCCCGAAGAACGAGCAGGTCCCCTTCTCCAAGGAGGAGCGCCCCTTTCGGTCCCCGCCTTGTGCTCCAGAGAGCCTGCTGCAGAGCCCCGAGGAGAAGCCCCTGCCCCTGGGCGTGCCCGACGCCGGGATGAAGTCCGGCTAA
- the TNFRSF1B gene encoding tumor necrosis factor receptor superfamily member 1B isoform X3 has translation MTPAAPWAALAVGLQLWAAGLAVPAQVAFPPYASQLGSTCQETEYYDKTAQMCCSKCPPGQHIQEFCTRTSDTVCAPCEDSTYTELWNWVSECLSCGSRCSSDQVETQACTRKQNRICTCKEGWYCTLLRQEGCRRCTPLRKCRPGFGVARPGEATSDVVCAPCTSGTFSDTTSSTDTCRPHRTCSLVAIPGNASMDTVCRSGAPILTEVQKPDSTSQPGSTKSQHVEPSPGSTTALSGTLEPSIGPRPPVEGLSTGNITVPIGLIVGLTALGLLVIGLVNCVIVTQKKKKPLLCLQGEAKVPHLPVEKSRPGPEQQHLLTTAPSSSSSSLESSASAADRREASRNQQAPGTEKASGPGEAQASCSSSAEPSHGTQVNVTCIVNVCSSSEHGSQCPSQASPTVRNMDTSPSGSPKNEQVPFSKEERPFRSPPCAPESLLQSPEEKPLPLGVPDAGMKSG, from the exons gTCGCATTTCCCCCCTATGCCTCACAGCTCGGAAGCACGTGCCAGGAGACAGAGTACTATGACAAGACGGCCCAGATGTGCTGCAGCAAGTGTCCACCTG GCCAGCACATTCAGGAGTTCTGCACGAGGACCTCAGATACTGTGTGTGCCCCCTGTGAGGACAGCACGTACACCGAGCTCTGGAACTGGGTCTCGGAGTGTTTGAGCTGTGGCTCCCGCTGCAGCTCCG ACCAAGTGGAAACTCAAGCCTGCACTCGGAAACAGAACCGCATCTGCACCTGCAAGGAGGGCTGGTACTGCACGCTGCTGCGGCAGGAGGGGTGCCGGCGGTGCACGCCACTGCGCAAGTGCCGCCCCGGCTTTGGCGTGGCCAGACCAG GAGAGGCAACATCTGACGTGGTATGTGCCCCCTGCACCTCGGGAACCTTCTCAGATACGACCTCGTCCACAGACACTTGCAGGCCCCACCGGAC CTGTAGCTTGGTGGCCATCCCTGGCAATGCAAGCATGGACACGGTCTGCAGGTCTGGGGCCCCCATCCTGACGGAGGTCCAGAAACCAGATTCTACATCCCAGCCAGGATCCACAAAATCTCAGCACGTGGAGCCCTCTCCAGGGTCCACCACGGCTCTAAGCGGCACCCTAGAGCCCTCGATTGGCCCCAGACCCCCCGTGGAAGGGCTCAGCACAGGCAACATCACTGTTCCAATCG gGCTGATTGTGGGCTTGACAGCCTTGGGTCTGCTAGTAATAGGACTGGTGAACTGTGTCATTGTGACTCAGAAGAAAA AGAAGCCCTTGCTCTGCCTTCAGGGAGAAGCCAAAGTG CCTCACCTGCCTGTCGAGAAATCCCGGCCTGGCCCCGAGCAGCAGCACCTGCTGACCACGGCCCCGAGCTCCAGCAGCAGCTCCTTGGAGAGCTCGGCCAGCGCTGCGGACAGGAGAGAGGCCTCCAGGAACCAGCAGGCACCGGGCACAGAAAAGGCCAGTGGGCCCGGGGAGGCCCAAGCCAGCTGCTCAAGCTCAG CAGAGCCTTCCCATGGGACCCAGGTCAACGTCACCTGCATCGTGAACGTCTGCAGCAGCTCCGAGCACGGCTCTCAATGCCCGTCTCAGGCCAGCCCCACGGTGAGGAACATGGACACCAGCCCCTCGGGCTCCCCGAAGAACGAGCAGGTCCCCTTCTCCAAGGAGGAGCGCCCCTTTCGGTCCCCGCCTTGTGCTCCAGAGAGCCTGCTGCAGAGCCCCGAGGAGAAGCCCCTGCCCCTGGGCGTGCCCGACGCCGGGATGAAGTCCGGCTAA
- the TNFRSF1B gene encoding tumor necrosis factor receptor superfamily member 1B isoform X2, whose amino-acid sequence MTPAAPWAALAVGLQLWAAGLAVPAQVAFPPYASQLGSTCQETEYYDKTAQMCCSKCPPGQHIQEFCTRTSDTVCAPCEDSTYTELWNWVSECLSCGSRCSSDQVETQACTRKQNRICTCKEGWYCTLLRQEGCRRCTPLRKCRPGFGVARPGEATSDVVCAPCTSGTFSDTTSSTDTCRPHRTCSLVAIPGNASMDTVCRSGAPILTEVQKPDSTSQPGSTKSQHVEPSPGSTTALSGTLEPSIGPRPPVEGLSTGNITVPIGLIVGLTALGLLVIGLVNCVIVTQKKKKPLLCLQGEAKVPHLPVEKSRPGPEQQHLLTTAPSSSSSSLESSASAADRREASRNQQAPGTEKASGPGEAQASCSSSGLSPCMAGAELDCVTHPCIASPALPQANACDDEHEPSHGTQVNVTCIVNVCSSSEHGSQCPSQASPTVRNMDTSPSGSPKNEQVPFSKEERPFRSPPCAPESLLQSPEEKPLPLGVPDAGMKSG is encoded by the exons gTCGCATTTCCCCCCTATGCCTCACAGCTCGGAAGCACGTGCCAGGAGACAGAGTACTATGACAAGACGGCCCAGATGTGCTGCAGCAAGTGTCCACCTG GCCAGCACATTCAGGAGTTCTGCACGAGGACCTCAGATACTGTGTGTGCCCCCTGTGAGGACAGCACGTACACCGAGCTCTGGAACTGGGTCTCGGAGTGTTTGAGCTGTGGCTCCCGCTGCAGCTCCG ACCAAGTGGAAACTCAAGCCTGCACTCGGAAACAGAACCGCATCTGCACCTGCAAGGAGGGCTGGTACTGCACGCTGCTGCGGCAGGAGGGGTGCCGGCGGTGCACGCCACTGCGCAAGTGCCGCCCCGGCTTTGGCGTGGCCAGACCAG GAGAGGCAACATCTGACGTGGTATGTGCCCCCTGCACCTCGGGAACCTTCTCAGATACGACCTCGTCCACAGACACTTGCAGGCCCCACCGGAC CTGTAGCTTGGTGGCCATCCCTGGCAATGCAAGCATGGACACGGTCTGCAGGTCTGGGGCCCCCATCCTGACGGAGGTCCAGAAACCAGATTCTACATCCCAGCCAGGATCCACAAAATCTCAGCACGTGGAGCCCTCTCCAGGGTCCACCACGGCTCTAAGCGGCACCCTAGAGCCCTCGATTGGCCCCAGACCCCCCGTGGAAGGGCTCAGCACAGGCAACATCACTGTTCCAATCG gGCTGATTGTGGGCTTGACAGCCTTGGGTCTGCTAGTAATAGGACTGGTGAACTGTGTCATTGTGACTCAGAAGAAAA AGAAGCCCTTGCTCTGCCTTCAGGGAGAAGCCAAAGTG CCTCACCTGCCTGTCGAGAAATCCCGGCCTGGCCCCGAGCAGCAGCACCTGCTGACCACGGCCCCGAGCTCCAGCAGCAGCTCCTTGGAGAGCTCGGCCAGCGCTGCGGACAGGAGAGAGGCCTCCAGGAACCAGCAGGCACCGGGCACAGAAAAGGCCAGTGGGCCCGGGGAGGCCCAAGCCAGCTGCTCAAGCTCAG GATTGTCGCCCTGTATGGCTGGGGCTGAGCTGGACTGTGTTACTCATCCCTGTATCGCAAGCCCTGCACTGCCCCAGGCTAACGCGTGCGATGATGAGCATG AGCCTTCCCATGGGACCCAGGTCAACGTCACCTGCATCGTGAACGTCTGCAGCAGCTCCGAGCACGGCTCTCAATGCCCGTCTCAGGCCAGCCCCACGGTGAGGAACATGGACACCAGCCCCTCGGGCTCCCCGAAGAACGAGCAGGTCCCCTTCTCCAAGGAGGAGCGCCCCTTTCGGTCCCCGCCTTGTGCTCCAGAGAGCCTGCTGCAGAGCCCCGAGGAGAAGCCCCTGCCCCTGGGCGTGCCCGACGCCGGGATGAAGTCCGGCTAA